The following nucleotide sequence is from Chloroflexota bacterium.
GCCCCTTGCCGCAGTGGGCAAGGGGTTGGGGTGAGGGAACTTAGACCCGCGCATAGCGATTTTGCGCATCGCGGCTGAGTTGCTTAAGTTGAGTTGGATCGTTACGAGCCAAATAATCAACAACATAGCTCAGGGTCAAATCAGGATAATCATCGAGCAAGCCATCGAGCACTTGTTGCACAACCATTTGCACAAATTCATCTTGGCTTAATTCAGGGCTATAAACATAGGCCAAACCATCGCGGGTGCGGTGCAAAATACCTTTTTCAGCCAAACGGCTCATCGTGGTCATCACAGTCGTGTAGGCAATATCGCGGCGATGTTGCAACGAACGAT
It contains:
- a CDS encoding BlaI/MecI/CopY family transcriptional regulator produces the protein MSLKMRFRFSPTQDGLVKVLGPLETEIMELLWKETQGTVKQIHRSLQHRRDIAYTTVMTTMSRLAEKGILHRTRDGLAYVYSPELSQDEFVQMVVQQVLDGLLDDYPDLTLSYVVDYLARNDPTQLKQLSRDAQNRYARV